The Urbifossiella limnaea genome has a window encoding:
- a CDS encoding O-antigen ligase family protein, with protein MAFWLFLLLNAVLLIRPEELVPEIAGLRLYLLVITLCLITAAPRLIENLQPGTLADRPLTVGVIAFWVAGMLSQLVRGDVGVALDFGSEFGKVVLYYLLLVSVIDTPSRLRVFVGAVVGLVVVLSTLGLLQYHGVIDNPALAPLQRLEYDTTGEQTFTTQLRSSGIYNDPNDLCLILVTGTIFTLARTATSARLVGSVCWLLPAGLFGYALVLTQSRGGLLGLLIAIVGWAWGRYGWVKTLAVAAVLLPGLPLLAGGRQANISMDRNDTAHSRVALWSDGLSLMTQNPVTGIGVRNFGKEMGLVAHNSFVHAYVELGLLGGSVFTGLFVLSGTMLWSVRPANPLLDRLRPFVLAALIGYAGGIFSISRNYVVPTFLILGLADAYLRMAYPHPPARYRVSPRLVGVGVGVGVTGWLGLRLLTSVLFGLGGE; from the coding sequence ATGGCCTTCTGGCTCTTTCTCCTCCTGAACGCCGTGCTGCTGATCCGGCCGGAGGAACTCGTGCCGGAGATCGCCGGGCTGCGGTTGTACCTGCTCGTGATCACCCTCTGCCTGATCACGGCCGCCCCGCGGCTCATTGAGAACTTGCAACCGGGCACCCTGGCCGACCGGCCCCTGACGGTCGGGGTAATCGCGTTCTGGGTCGCGGGGATGCTCTCACAACTGGTCCGAGGGGATGTCGGGGTCGCGCTGGACTTCGGCTCCGAGTTCGGCAAGGTCGTCCTCTACTACCTGCTGCTGGTCAGCGTGATCGACACGCCGTCACGACTGCGGGTGTTCGTGGGCGCGGTGGTGGGTCTCGTCGTCGTGCTGTCAACCCTGGGCCTCCTCCAGTACCACGGCGTGATCGACAACCCGGCCCTGGCCCCGCTCCAGCGGCTCGAGTACGACACCACCGGCGAGCAAACCTTTACCACGCAGCTCCGCAGTAGCGGCATCTACAACGACCCGAACGACCTGTGCCTGATTCTCGTCACCGGCACCATTTTTACCCTCGCCCGGACCGCGACGTCGGCCCGGCTGGTCGGGAGCGTGTGCTGGCTGTTGCCCGCCGGGCTCTTCGGGTACGCACTCGTCCTGACGCAATCACGGGGCGGGTTGTTGGGCCTGCTGATCGCCATCGTTGGCTGGGCCTGGGGCAGATACGGGTGGGTGAAGACCCTGGCCGTGGCCGCCGTCCTCCTCCCCGGGCTGCCACTCCTCGCCGGGGGGCGGCAGGCGAACATCAGTATGGACCGGAACGACACCGCGCACTCTCGGGTGGCGCTATGGTCCGATGGGTTGAGCCTCATGACGCAAAACCCGGTGACCGGGATCGGCGTCCGGAACTTCGGCAAGGAAATGGGGCTGGTCGCGCACAACTCCTTCGTTCACGCCTACGTCGAGCTCGGGCTCCTGGGCGGGTCGGTGTTCACCGGGCTGTTCGTCCTGAGCGGGACGATGCTCTGGTCGGTCCGCCCGGCGAACCCGCTGCTGGATCGGTTGCGGCCGTTCGTACTGGCCGCGTTAATCGGTTACGCAGGCGGGATTTTTTCGATCTCGCGGAACTACGTCGTGCCCACGTTCCTGATCCTCGGCCTGGCCGACGCCTACTTACGGATGGCCTACCCGCACCCGCCGGCGAGGTACCGCGTGAGCCCCCGGCTGGTGGGCGTCGGCGTCGGCGTCGGCGTGACCGGCTGGCTCGGCCTTCGGCTGTTAACTAGCGTCCTGTTCGGGCTCGGCGGGGAGTAA
- a CDS encoding Gfo/Idh/MocA family protein: MDSGKLRVAVVGCGQIADAHLAEVRKIRTAEVVAVCDSYPELARQAAERFGVARTDTDVARMLAEVRPDVVHVTTPPHSHAPLALQALAAGAHVYVEKPFTVTVAEADEVLAAAARHGRLVCVGHDQLFDPCWAELRACHRRGDLGRVVHVDSVMGYDLSGPFGRVLAGDPDHWVHRLPGGLFQNNISHALYKITDFLPDERPAVWATWFGQSGRVPTELRVMLRGAEATAGVLFSSQARPVQRVARVYGTKACVEADLDAQTLRWTRPAGMPGPFGKVQRPWRHLTEAARAWTRSVWRFARSDLHYFAGMNALFRAFYRAIAAGEPSPTPPGDIRRVTVIMDDIFETCRRQEGGGK; the protein is encoded by the coding sequence ATGGATTCGGGCAAGCTCCGGGTGGCGGTCGTCGGGTGCGGGCAGATCGCCGACGCGCACCTCGCGGAGGTCCGCAAAATTCGGACGGCCGAGGTCGTCGCGGTGTGCGACTCCTACCCGGAACTCGCCCGGCAGGCGGCGGAGCGGTTCGGCGTCGCGCGGACGGACACCGACGTGGCCCGGATGCTCGCCGAGGTGCGGCCGGACGTGGTCCACGTCACCACCCCGCCGCACTCCCACGCCCCGCTCGCCCTGCAGGCGCTGGCGGCCGGTGCCCACGTGTACGTCGAGAAGCCGTTCACCGTGACCGTGGCCGAGGCCGACGAGGTGCTCGCCGCCGCCGCCCGGCACGGCCGATTGGTGTGCGTCGGCCACGACCAGCTGTTCGACCCCTGCTGGGCCGAACTCCGGGCCTGCCACCGCCGCGGCGACCTCGGGCGGGTGGTCCACGTGGACTCGGTCATGGGGTACGACCTGTCCGGCCCGTTCGGCCGCGTCCTGGCCGGCGACCCCGACCACTGGGTCCACCGGCTGCCCGGCGGGCTGTTCCAGAACAACATCTCCCACGCCCTGTACAAGATCACCGACTTCCTGCCGGACGAGCGGCCAGCCGTGTGGGCCACCTGGTTCGGCCAGTCGGGGCGGGTGCCGACCGAACTCCGGGTCATGCTCCGAGGGGCGGAGGCGACGGCCGGCGTACTGTTCAGCAGCCAGGCCCGGCCGGTGCAGCGGGTCGCCCGCGTGTACGGAACGAAGGCGTGCGTGGAGGCCGACCTCGACGCCCAGACCCTCCGCTGGACGCGGCCGGCCGGTATGCCCGGGCCGTTCGGGAAGGTCCAGCGGCCGTGGCGCCACCTCACCGAGGCGGCCCGGGCGTGGACCCGGAGCGTCTGGCGGTTCGCCCGCAGCGACCTCCACTACTTCGCCGGGATGAATGCGCTGTTCCGGGCGTTCTACCGGGCGATCGCGGCCGGCGAGCCGTCCCCGACGCCGCCCGGCGACATCCGCCGGGTCACAGTCATCATGGACGACATCTTCGAGACGTGCCGCCGGCAGGAGGGGGGGGGGAAATGA
- a CDS encoding glycosyltransferase gives MGSPLHTVHGVLSLDVGGLERLVLGLVRHGVQAGHRVSVVCVEAPGQLAAEAAGAAVVSLDKPPGRQQAFVARAAETLSRLRPDVVHTHQIGAAWYLGPAARSLGIPVVHTEHGNHFARLGSRLAALKARLVFRSAARSVDRFCCVSDEIAAAVTRWRTVPRGKVLVVPNGIPLDPGPGLPDPAAVRASLGIPADAPVVGTVGRLVEVKRQDLLIRAVARLRAGFPGVHLVLVGDGPERGRLEAVAREAGLADQTHFLGYHPRPEAVLGIMTAFALTSRSEGFPVSLLEAWRAGVPVASAAVGGIPAVVSDGVSGLLFPPGDDAAAAAALARLLGDPALAGRVGRAGRQTFEANYTLDRMAATYEELYREREAAPRAG, from the coding sequence ATGGGGTCGCCGCTGCATACCGTCCACGGCGTCCTGTCGCTCGACGTGGGTGGGCTGGAGCGGCTGGTCCTCGGCCTCGTCCGCCACGGCGTGCAAGCCGGCCACCGGGTCAGCGTCGTCTGCGTCGAGGCTCCGGGACAACTCGCCGCCGAGGCCGCCGGGGCCGCGGTCGTGAGCCTGGACAAGCCGCCCGGTCGGCAACAGGCGTTTGTCGCCCGGGCCGCCGAGACCCTCTCCCGGCTGCGGCCGGACGTCGTTCACACTCACCAGATCGGGGCCGCCTGGTATCTCGGGCCGGCCGCACGCTCACTCGGGATTCCGGTCGTCCACACGGAGCACGGCAACCACTTCGCCCGCCTCGGGTCACGCCTCGCGGCCCTCAAGGCCCGTCTGGTCTTCCGATCCGCCGCCCGGTCCGTGGACCGCTTCTGCTGCGTGTCCGACGAGATTGCCGCCGCCGTCACCCGGTGGCGGACCGTGCCCCGGGGCAAGGTGCTGGTCGTCCCCAACGGCATCCCGCTCGACCCGGGGCCGGGGCTGCCCGACCCGGCCGCCGTCCGGGCGTCGCTCGGCATCCCCGCGGACGCCCCGGTGGTCGGCACCGTCGGCCGGCTCGTCGAGGTCAAGCGGCAGGACTTGCTGATCCGGGCCGTGGCCCGGCTCCGGGCCGGGTTCCCCGGGGTTCACCTGGTACTGGTGGGTGACGGGCCGGAACGGGGCCGCCTGGAGGCGGTGGCCCGGGAGGCCGGCCTGGCCGACCAGACCCACTTCCTCGGCTACCACCCCCGGCCGGAGGCGGTCCTGGGTATCATGACCGCGTTCGCCCTCACCAGCCGGTCGGAGGGCTTCCCGGTCTCGCTGTTGGAGGCGTGGCGGGCGGGGGTGCCGGTCGCGTCCGCCGCGGTCGGCGGCATCCCGGCGGTCGTGTCCGACGGGGTGAGTGGGTTGCTGTTCCCGCCGGGGGACGACGCGGCGGCCGCCGCCGCGCTGGCCCGGCTGCTCGGCGACCCGGCCCTCGCCGGGCGGGTCGGCCGGGCCGGGCGGCAGACGTTCGAGGCGAATTACACCCTCGACCGGATGGCCGCGACCTATGAGGAGTTGTACCGCGAGCGCGAGGCCGCCCCGCGAGCCGGGTGA
- a CDS encoding NAD-dependent epimerase/dehydratase family protein: MTALVTGGTGFLGRHVVAELLRRGAAVRCALRPTSSEEELRAVAAAHGADRLELVRGHLTRPDFCDRAVAGCDVVYHVAAEMTGATAVLFLGNVVATRVLTDAAGRAGVRRFVLVSSLGVYGTAGVPTGGVLDETCPLDPAAHLRDPYSYSKVAEEQAAWAAYREGRLPLVVVRPGVIYGPGRDCLTARVGLRVGKLMVVMGGRQAMPYTHVANCARAVVLAGEAAGVEGQAFNVVDDELPTGRDLVRRYRTEVGGIRRVTIPRWAIGPLSGLCEWYHRHSRGQLPAVLTRYKSQAMWRPRRYPNDRAKQGLGWRPEIGLEAGLRESFAALRQGTPATS, translated from the coding sequence ATGACCGCGCTGGTCACGGGCGGAACCGGCTTCCTGGGCCGCCACGTCGTCGCCGAGTTGCTCCGCCGCGGGGCCGCCGTCCGCTGCGCACTGCGGCCGACCAGTTCGGAGGAGGAACTCCGGGCGGTAGCCGCCGCACACGGCGCCGACCGGCTGGAGCTCGTCCGCGGGCACCTGACCCGGCCCGACTTCTGCGACCGGGCGGTCGCCGGGTGCGACGTCGTCTATCACGTCGCCGCGGAGATGACCGGGGCGACCGCGGTGCTGTTCCTCGGCAACGTGGTCGCCACCCGCGTGCTGACCGACGCGGCCGGCCGGGCCGGGGTCCGGCGGTTCGTCCTGGTCAGCTCGCTCGGGGTGTACGGGACGGCCGGCGTCCCGACCGGCGGCGTGCTCGACGAGACCTGCCCGCTCGACCCGGCGGCCCACCTGCGGGACCCGTACTCGTACAGCAAGGTGGCGGAAGAGCAGGCGGCGTGGGCGGCCTACCGGGAAGGCCGGCTGCCGCTCGTCGTGGTCCGCCCGGGCGTCATCTACGGCCCCGGGCGGGACTGCCTGACGGCCCGGGTCGGGCTGCGGGTCGGGAAGCTGATGGTCGTCATGGGCGGGCGGCAGGCGATGCCGTACACCCACGTGGCCAACTGCGCCCGGGCGGTGGTGCTGGCCGGGGAGGCCGCCGGCGTCGAGGGGCAGGCGTTCAACGTCGTGGACGACGAGCTGCCGACCGGCCGCGACCTGGTCCGGCGGTACCGGACCGAGGTCGGCGGCATCCGCCGGGTGACTATTCCGAGGTGGGCGATCGGCCCGTTGTCCGGGCTATGCGAGTGGTACCACCGGCACTCACGGGGCCAGCTGCCGGCGGTGCTGACCCGGTACAAGAGCCAGGCGATGTGGCGGCCGAGACGGTACCCGAACGACCGCGCGAAGCAGGGCCTAGGGTGGCGGCCGGAGATCGGGCTGGAGGCGGGGCTACGCGAATCGTTCGCCGCCCTGCGCCAGGGGACGCCAGCGACATCGTAA
- a CDS encoding exosortase-associated EpsI family protein: protein MASEARVMTVKSAAPVLVGALLVGGLGAVHGVSTDRWGPSGQLQEASASLDRLPPAFGDWTGEDVPYEPEDMARAGIHRCVVRLYTNRRTREAVSALVVCGRGGPISVHTPDVCYSAGGYRQVTDATVRTVVAGGGTHPFRVARFAKTEGASPAQLEVFWAWSRDGQGWDAPDNPRVTLARAPALYKFYVVREFLPGTRAEAADVCGAFLARAIPEFRAALSPG from the coding sequence GTGGCGAGTGAGGCACGCGTGATGACGGTCAAGTCGGCCGCCCCGGTACTGGTCGGGGCCCTGCTCGTCGGCGGGCTGGGGGCCGTACACGGCGTGTCCACCGACCGGTGGGGCCCGTCCGGGCAACTCCAGGAAGCGTCGGCCAGCCTCGACCGCCTGCCGCCGGCGTTCGGCGACTGGACCGGCGAGGACGTCCCGTACGAGCCGGAGGACATGGCCCGGGCCGGCATCCACCGGTGCGTGGTTCGCCTGTACACGAACCGGCGGACGCGGGAGGCGGTCTCGGCCCTGGTGGTGTGCGGCCGGGGCGGGCCGATCAGCGTGCACACCCCGGACGTGTGCTACTCGGCGGGCGGGTACCGACAGGTGACGGACGCGACGGTCCGGACCGTCGTCGCCGGCGGCGGCACGCACCCGTTCCGGGTGGCGCGGTTCGCCAAGACCGAAGGAGCCTCCCCGGCCCAGCTGGAGGTGTTCTGGGCGTGGTCCCGCGACGGCCAGGGTTGGGACGCCCCCGACAACCCCCGGGTGACACTGGCCCGTGCCCCGGCGCTGTACAAGTTCTACGTCGTCCGCGAGTTCCTCCCCGGGACGCGGGCGGAGGCGGCCGACGTGTGCGGCGCGTTCCTGGCCCGGGCGATCCCGGAGTTCCGCGCGGCCCTCAGTCCCGGTTGA
- a CDS encoding lipopolysaccharide biosynthesis protein: MGTKKAIRRNVVWNTAGLVAETGAGFLVLPYLIVHLGQEVYGVWIVLGALMGYFGLLDLGIRGAVGRHVAFYHSRGDQEGLNRTLTGGMTFLSAVAVAAVAAILAGQSLFFQVFDIPPPQHETVQLALQLVAVQLALFLVSTGFDATLWGCQRFDWLNMVDIPAVVLRTGLTFALVRSPEDMPTLAWIAVGVTAGTCVAKGVLCYRAVPGLRVRPRYLTRDSLRELFHFGSWNLVTNVAVVSRRQFTILLIGALLGVMWTAPFSVAERLLGAATAALVAVTGVLTPYATSLYATGRVDAQRRLFLEGGRVSAAMAVLLTSLLIVLGGPLINLWVGAAMAPAAGLLIVIAAGEMLSGTQHITKGMVVAAGQHRALALCSILDAAAVCGITAVVCPVYGLQGIGWAIAIPAVLSRGVAPLVQGCRLVGVGVWEYIGYSIAPAVLCCLLPAAVLWVLLGTFPVDSWAKLVAYGGLYTVLFGAGLAILVLRRPLKGSSAVAESRQDTHDGRVSPGAEASLGSVDGQPVNRTGLAPPDLLTSPTAG; the protein is encoded by the coding sequence GTGGGCACCAAGAAGGCGATCCGGCGGAACGTGGTGTGGAACACGGCCGGTCTCGTCGCCGAGACGGGGGCCGGGTTCCTCGTGCTGCCGTACCTGATCGTCCACCTCGGCCAGGAAGTCTACGGGGTCTGGATCGTGCTGGGCGCACTCATGGGCTACTTCGGCCTGCTGGACCTGGGCATCCGGGGCGCGGTCGGCCGGCATGTCGCGTTCTACCACTCCCGCGGCGATCAGGAGGGTTTGAACCGGACGCTGACCGGTGGGATGACGTTCCTGTCGGCCGTCGCCGTGGCCGCGGTCGCCGCGATCCTGGCCGGTCAGTCGCTCTTCTTTCAGGTGTTCGACATCCCCCCGCCGCAGCACGAGACGGTCCAACTCGCGCTCCAACTGGTGGCGGTGCAACTCGCCCTGTTTCTGGTCTCGACGGGCTTCGACGCCACCCTCTGGGGCTGTCAGCGGTTCGACTGGCTGAACATGGTCGACATCCCCGCCGTCGTCCTCCGGACGGGCCTCACGTTCGCTCTGGTCCGGTCGCCCGAGGACATGCCGACGCTCGCGTGGATCGCGGTGGGTGTAACAGCCGGCACGTGTGTCGCGAAAGGCGTGCTCTGCTACCGGGCCGTTCCGGGGTTGCGGGTCCGCCCGAGGTACCTCACCAGGGACTCCCTCCGGGAGTTGTTCCACTTCGGAAGTTGGAACCTCGTCACGAACGTCGCGGTGGTGAGCCGGCGGCAGTTCACGATCCTCCTGATCGGGGCCCTCCTGGGGGTGATGTGGACGGCGCCGTTCTCCGTCGCGGAACGCCTCCTCGGGGCCGCCACCGCGGCCCTGGTCGCCGTGACCGGGGTACTGACCCCGTACGCGACCTCCCTGTACGCCACCGGGCGGGTGGACGCGCAGCGGCGGTTGTTCCTGGAGGGGGGGCGTGTCTCGGCGGCGATGGCGGTGTTGTTGACATCGCTCCTGATCGTGCTCGGCGGTCCCCTGATTAACCTCTGGGTCGGGGCAGCGATGGCGCCCGCCGCCGGCCTCTTGATCGTGATCGCGGCGGGCGAGATGTTGTCCGGAACCCAGCACATCACGAAGGGGATGGTGGTCGCGGCCGGACAGCACCGGGCCCTGGCGCTGTGCTCGATCCTGGACGCCGCCGCCGTCTGCGGCATCACGGCCGTCGTCTGTCCGGTCTACGGTCTCCAGGGCATCGGCTGGGCCATCGCCATCCCCGCGGTCCTGTCGCGGGGTGTCGCGCCCCTGGTCCAGGGGTGCCGGCTCGTGGGCGTCGGGGTCTGGGAGTACATCGGGTATTCGATCGCCCCGGCCGTCCTGTGCTGCCTCCTGCCCGCCGCCGTCCTGTGGGTCCTTCTCGGGACATTCCCGGTGGACAGTTGGGCCAAGCTGGTCGCGTACGGTGGCCTCTACACGGTTCTGTTCGGTGCGGGCTTGGCGATACTGGTACTTCGCCGGCCGTTGAAGGGCTCCTCGGCCGTGGCGGAGTCCCGGCAGGACACGCACGACGGCCGAGTTTCCCCGGGGGCAGAGGCGTCGCTCGGGTCGGTGGACGGACAGCCAGTGAATCGGACGGGGCTCGCGCCACCCGATCTCCTGACATCACCGACCGCGGGCTAA
- a CDS encoding acyltransferase family protein gives MLRSRTGPEPDWLSRGRIPALDGLRAVAVLLVCLAHAHRTTDFPSLGPLHRLGSIGSVGVDIFFVLSGFLITTLLLREHEQTGRTSLGGFYLRRSFRILPAYVCFMAFVAALSWYGFAKPSAWDWAAAVTYTMNFVPRPAWELGHLWSLSVEEHFYLIWPVTFLVVPRRALPGVLAGTLALGPLARLAVLIWWPAEARMTDLWTFTRLDSIAAGCLVAVLARSPLGFRTLDVLGRWWPAAFVLLVAGLAAGTLSGKMGILVTPTVVALTLGVLVWAAARRAPRWLEARVMVAVGVGSYSLYLWQQPFLNPHCEGWYARFPQNLILAGSCALASYWLVEKPFLRIKSRLEARGRSGNTPAPAPDGLSDVLPASVPSDPRGAEYFAPAARLVGDPPKAGMEP, from the coding sequence GTGTTGAGATCCCGTACTGGTCCTGAACCGGATTGGCTGTCGCGGGGGCGCATCCCCGCGCTCGACGGCTTGCGCGCCGTGGCGGTGCTGCTCGTCTGCCTGGCCCACGCCCACCGCACGACGGACTTCCCCTCGCTCGGTCCGCTTCACCGGTTGGGTTCCATCGGCAGCGTGGGTGTGGACATTTTTTTCGTGCTGAGCGGCTTCCTGATCACCACCCTCCTGCTGCGCGAGCACGAGCAGACCGGCCGAACGAGTCTGGGCGGCTTTTACCTGCGCCGGTCCTTCCGGATTCTCCCGGCCTACGTCTGCTTCATGGCCTTCGTTGCGGCCCTCAGCTGGTACGGTTTTGCGAAGCCTTCCGCCTGGGATTGGGCGGCGGCGGTCACGTACACGATGAACTTCGTGCCCCGCCCGGCCTGGGAGCTCGGACACCTCTGGAGCCTGTCCGTCGAGGAGCACTTTTACCTCATCTGGCCGGTGACGTTCCTCGTCGTACCGCGGCGGGCGTTGCCGGGCGTGCTCGCGGGCACCCTCGCCCTCGGCCCGCTAGCTCGCCTGGCCGTCCTCATCTGGTGGCCGGCCGAAGCCCGGATGACCGACCTGTGGACGTTCACGCGACTCGATTCCATCGCGGCCGGGTGTCTGGTGGCGGTGCTCGCGCGGTCGCCACTCGGATTCCGCACCCTCGACGTACTTGGGCGGTGGTGGCCCGCGGCCTTCGTCCTGCTCGTCGCCGGCCTGGCCGCCGGGACCCTGTCCGGGAAAATGGGGATCCTGGTAACACCGACGGTGGTCGCGCTGACCCTCGGGGTTCTGGTCTGGGCCGCCGCCCGCCGTGCGCCCCGTTGGCTGGAGGCACGCGTGATGGTCGCGGTCGGGGTTGGGTCCTACAGCCTTTACCTCTGGCAGCAGCCGTTCCTCAACCCCCACTGCGAGGGGTGGTACGCTCGGTTCCCCCAAAACCTGATCCTGGCGGGGTCTTGCGCGCTCGCGTCCTACTGGCTGGTGGAGAAGCCGTTCCTCCGCATCAAGAGCAGGCTGGAGGCTCGTGGTCGGTCGGGTAATACACCCGCTCCCGCCCCGGACGGCCTCTCTGACGTGCTCCCGGCCTCCGTACCGTCGGACCCCCGCGGGGCCGAGTACTTCGCCCCCGCCGCACGGCTGGTCGGTGACCCGCCCAAGGCCGGGATGGAGCCGTGA
- a CDS encoding polysaccharide biosynthesis tyrosine autokinase: MSQMPTTDPAAGGDVKRPGGISARFVLHSVRRRPVIFLGVVLFAGAVAAGIWLFLPLPKVTTAVVFHIASQNPTLLPTTSTGGGVDFNSYKLTQAALVKRRLTLVAALKDPAVSGLGVVRTAQPDAPTWLERNLKVDTKPGSEFMQVALEGDNGEELKDVLGAVAKAYLAAVDERENGKRRQKLARLEETNRANQQELERYRKRGESIALVLGSKDGPTLTTMDAIYNDELRLASREQGAAWDQQQLAERELAALTAPPKAGDAPPPVPPAQVDEEIRKDVTFQQFEAAVARAQQKQVETEALFQPGANPPVVVQAREAVKAAAEKRDQYKAQLRPKVEAHAREAQARAQQARVADLQLNVERHKARVEVAKTRVDEVKQQIGKVNQYRIELENLRRLGEQTEKMDNRLAEEMATIRLEIGAPPRVTLAEEAFLVPGIEGNRRLKYTLIGGVLAFAAGFAGLVGWEYRRRRVTHAEEVTTDMGVRLLGTVPPIGAADGRGPAGAGPALTEAIDTTRTMLLHGTPAGHGLRTVLVTSAVAGEGKTSLAGHLAISLARAGYRTVLVDGDVQSPAAHRLFGVCAGPGLCELLRGETDLATAVRPSPIPGLSVVPAGRWDLTARQAIIGDGWRRVKESLEAQFDFLVVDTAPLLLVSDTLLLARDADRVVLSVLIGVSQVAHVAETAGRLRAVGANLSGAVVNGVWQEAHRSAKGYGKVPAEAAV, encoded by the coding sequence ATGTCGCAGATGCCCACGACCGATCCCGCCGCCGGCGGCGACGTGAAGCGGCCCGGTGGGATTTCCGCCCGGTTCGTCTTGCACTCCGTCCGCCGGCGGCCGGTGATTTTCCTGGGGGTGGTCCTGTTCGCCGGGGCCGTGGCGGCGGGCATCTGGCTGTTCCTCCCCCTCCCGAAGGTGACGACCGCGGTCGTCTTCCACATCGCCTCCCAAAACCCGACCCTCTTGCCCACGACGTCGACGGGCGGCGGCGTCGACTTCAACTCGTACAAGCTGACCCAGGCGGCCCTGGTGAAGCGGCGGCTGACGCTGGTCGCGGCCCTCAAGGACCCGGCCGTGAGCGGCCTGGGGGTCGTCCGCACGGCCCAGCCCGACGCCCCGACCTGGCTGGAGCGCAACCTCAAGGTCGATACCAAGCCCGGGTCGGAGTTCATGCAGGTCGCCCTCGAGGGGGACAACGGGGAGGAGCTCAAGGACGTCCTGGGGGCCGTGGCCAAGGCCTACCTCGCCGCCGTGGACGAGCGGGAGAACGGCAAGCGGCGGCAGAAGCTGGCCCGGCTCGAGGAGACGAACCGGGCCAACCAGCAGGAGCTCGAGCGGTACCGCAAGCGGGGCGAGTCGATCGCCCTGGTGCTCGGGTCGAAGGACGGGCCGACCCTGACGACCATGGACGCCATCTACAACGACGAGCTCCGGCTCGCCTCGCGGGAGCAGGGCGCCGCGTGGGACCAGCAGCAGCTCGCCGAGCGGGAGTTGGCCGCCCTCACGGCGCCCCCCAAGGCGGGCGACGCCCCGCCCCCCGTCCCGCCCGCCCAGGTCGACGAGGAGATCCGCAAGGACGTGACGTTCCAGCAGTTCGAGGCGGCCGTCGCCCGGGCGCAGCAGAAGCAAGTCGAGACGGAAGCACTGTTCCAGCCCGGGGCCAACCCCCCGGTGGTGGTGCAGGCCCGCGAGGCGGTCAAGGCCGCGGCGGAGAAGCGGGACCAGTACAAGGCGCAGCTTCGGCCGAAGGTGGAGGCCCACGCGCGGGAGGCGCAGGCCCGGGCCCAGCAGGCCCGCGTGGCGGACCTCCAGCTGAACGTCGAGCGGCACAAGGCGCGGGTCGAGGTCGCCAAGACCCGGGTCGACGAGGTCAAGCAGCAGATCGGCAAGGTGAACCAGTACCGGATCGAGCTGGAGAACCTCCGCCGGCTCGGCGAGCAGACCGAGAAGATGGACAACCGCCTGGCCGAAGAGATGGCCACCATCCGGCTCGAAATCGGCGCGCCGCCGCGGGTGACGCTGGCCGAGGAGGCGTTCCTCGTGCCCGGGATCGAGGGCAACCGGCGGCTGAAGTATACTCTGATCGGCGGGGTGCTGGCGTTCGCGGCCGGGTTCGCCGGCCTCGTCGGGTGGGAGTACCGCCGCCGGCGGGTCACCCACGCCGAGGAGGTGACGACCGACATGGGGGTCCGCCTCCTGGGCACGGTGCCCCCGATCGGTGCCGCCGACGGCCGCGGGCCGGCCGGGGCCGGCCCCGCCCTGACGGAGGCGATCGACACCACCCGGACCATGCTCCTCCACGGCACCCCGGCCGGGCACGGGTTGCGGACCGTCCTCGTGACCAGCGCGGTGGCCGGCGAGGGGAAGACGTCGCTGGCCGGGCACCTGGCGATCAGCCTCGCCCGGGCGGGCTACCGCACCGTGCTGGTCGACGGCGACGTCCAGTCCCCGGCCGCGCACCGGCTGTTCGGCGTGTGCGCGGGGCCGGGGCTGTGCGAGTTGCTCCGCGGGGAGACGGACCTGGCGACGGCCGTCCGCCCGTCCCCGATCCCCGGGCTGTCCGTCGTCCCGGCCGGGCGGTGGGACCTCACGGCCCGGCAGGCGATCATCGGTGACGGGTGGCGGCGGGTGAAGGAGTCGCTGGAGGCCCAGTTCGACTTCCTGGTGGTCGACACCGCCCCCCTCCTGCTCGTGTCCGACACGCTCCTACTCGCCCGGGACGCCGACCGGGTGGTGCTGTCGGTGCTGATCGGGGTCAGCCAGGTCGCCCACGTGGCCGAGACGGCCGGGCGGCTCCGGGCGGTCGGGGCGAACCTGTCCGGGGCGGTGGTCAACGGCGTCTGGCAGGAGGCCCACCGGTCGGCCAAGGGGTACGGGAAGGTGCCGGCGGAAGCGGCGGTGTAA